One segment of Anatilimnocola aggregata DNA contains the following:
- a CDS encoding NADH-quinone oxidoreductase subunit D has protein sequence MSTYLDDPRVVEFDVRTDEMLVNMGPQHPSTHGVLRLVLRTDGEIVSQTEPHLGYLHRCAEKIGENLTPRQWIPYTDRMDYLAAMNMNLGWSLCVEKLLGYQLPEKARHLRVIICEMGRIASHLVGMGAYGLDLGTFSPFLYAFREREKILDLFEEACGARLTYSYLTPGGVTADLPRGWIQKCEDFLTQFEPIIQEYHALLTTNSIFVKRTANIGILSPEMAIDYGCTGPVLRGSGIDYDLRRDGEERYTEMYDGYAFEVIVQKNGHYPKDHDYPAVPKEAVLGDCWHRFYVRMLEVVQSIDIVRQAFVKYSQSTGDWGTPIKLATKLPKGDAYLETEAPRGQMGFYIVSDGSTIPWRVRARSSCFCNLSVTHELCKGCLIADVPAIVGSLDIVMGEIDR, from the coding sequence ATGTCGACCTATCTGGATGATCCCCGCGTTGTCGAGTTCGATGTTCGTACCGACGAAATGCTCGTCAACATGGGCCCGCAGCACCCCAGCACGCACGGCGTGTTGCGGCTCGTATTGCGTACCGATGGTGAAATCGTCTCGCAGACCGAACCGCACTTGGGCTACCTGCATCGCTGTGCCGAAAAGATCGGCGAGAATCTGACGCCGCGCCAGTGGATCCCTTACACCGACCGCATGGATTACCTCGCGGCGATGAACATGAATCTCGGCTGGTCGCTGTGCGTCGAGAAACTTCTCGGCTATCAGCTGCCTGAGAAAGCTCGCCACCTGCGCGTCATCATTTGCGAAATGGGGCGCATCGCGAGCCATCTGGTCGGCATGGGCGCTTACGGTCTCGATCTCGGCACCTTCAGCCCGTTTTTGTATGCGTTCCGCGAACGCGAAAAAATTCTCGACCTGTTCGAGGAAGCTTGCGGTGCTCGCCTCACTTACAGTTACCTCACGCCCGGTGGAGTGACTGCTGACTTGCCACGCGGCTGGATCCAGAAGTGCGAGGATTTCCTGACTCAGTTCGAGCCGATCATTCAGGAGTATCACGCGCTTCTCACGACGAACTCGATCTTCGTCAAGCGAACCGCGAACATCGGCATCCTGTCGCCCGAGATGGCGATCGACTACGGCTGCACCGGCCCGGTGCTCCGCGGCAGCGGTATCGACTATGACTTGCGCCGCGATGGCGAAGAGCGTTACACCGAAATGTACGACGGCTATGCGTTCGAAGTCATCGTGCAGAAGAACGGGCACTACCCCAAAGATCACGACTATCCCGCCGTGCCCAAAGAAGCGGTGCTTGGCGATTGCTGGCACCGGTTCTACGTTCGCATGCTGGAAGTCGTGCAGTCGATCGATATCGTCCGCCAGGCGTTCGTGAAGTACAGCCAGTCTACCGGCGATTGGGGCACGCCCATCAAGCTGGCCACCAAGTTGCCCAAAGGCGATGCCTATCTCGAAACCGAAGCGCCGCGCGGTCAAATGGGCTTCTACATTGTCAGCGACGGTTCGACCATTCCGTGGCGCGTGCGGGCACGCAGCAGTTGCTTCTGTAACCTGAGCGTGACCCACGAACTGTGCAAGGGCTGCCTCATTGCCGACGTTCCCGCGATCGTCGGTTCGCTCGACATCGTGATGGGCGAAATAGACAGATAG
- a CDS encoding ARPP-1 family domain-containing protein has product MPLALPKLRVGTPLRHEALSVFPLFTEPTGDIGYRLSDEALADQSVLVEEVSEGGSVPNLLVENKGDLRVLFLEGEELVGAKQNRILNTSVLIAAHTKVKIPVSCVEQGRWGYKSRYFGSSGSHSPSKLRRTLKASVSRSVRENRGHTSDQGAVWQEVASLNASHGVASGTSAMSDAFDTHQDRIASFKEKLKYVEGASGVAVAIGGKVVAVDLFDKPSTCLKVWDRLLSGVVFDALEAGPTDQSASVADVEQLLGAAGNLPWQQAQAVGEGEEYRAESQHGDHASALTFEGAVVHGSLVAAV; this is encoded by the coding sequence ATGCCCCTCGCTCTCCCCAAACTTCGTGTTGGCACGCCTCTTCGCCATGAGGCTTTGTCCGTCTTCCCGCTTTTCACCGAACCGACCGGCGACATCGGCTATCGACTGTCTGACGAGGCCCTGGCCGACCAGTCCGTGCTGGTGGAAGAGGTCAGCGAGGGCGGGTCTGTCCCGAATCTGTTAGTCGAGAACAAAGGCGACCTGCGAGTGCTTTTCCTTGAAGGAGAGGAATTAGTCGGGGCCAAGCAGAATCGCATTCTGAACACGTCGGTCCTGATTGCCGCCCACACAAAGGTCAAGATTCCGGTGTCCTGCGTTGAGCAAGGTCGCTGGGGCTACAAGTCTCGTTACTTTGGATCGAGTGGTTCGCACTCGCCGTCGAAATTGCGTCGGACGCTCAAAGCATCAGTGAGCCGGTCGGTTCGAGAAAATCGAGGGCATACTTCTGACCAAGGTGCGGTTTGGCAAGAAGTCGCCTCGCTAAATGCTTCGCATGGCGTGGCGTCAGGCACTTCGGCCATGTCCGATGCCTTCGACACTCACCAGGACCGGATCGCCTCGTTCAAAGAGAAGCTCAAGTATGTTGAAGGCGCTTCGGGTGTGGCCGTCGCCATCGGCGGGAAGGTGGTTGCCGTCGATCTGTTCGACAAACCCTCGACATGCCTCAAAGTTTGGGACCGGCTACTGTCGGGCGTTGTGTTCGATGCCCTCGAAGCCGGGCCGACCGATCAGAGTGCCTCAGTTGCAGATGTGGAGCAGCTTCTCGGTGCTGCTGGCAATCTTCCCTGGCAGCAGGCTCAAGCGGTTGGAGAAGGGGAGGAATATCGGGCTGAGTCACAGCACGGAGATCACGCCTCGGCGCTCACTTTCGAGGGAGCCGTGGTGCATGGGAGCTTGGTGGCGGCGGTGTGA
- the pth2 gene encoding aminoacyl-tRNA hydrolase yields MPPIKQVIVMRHDLGMRRGKQIAQGAHASMSFICRRLQDRGALSLNDFSEAEQAWLTGSFAKVCCRVDSEQELLEILDKAKAARLEVHLITDSGKTEFHGEPTRTCIAIGPDDAEKIDAVTGHLSLL; encoded by the coding sequence ATGCCCCCAATTAAGCAAGTCATCGTCATGCGGCACGACCTGGGAATGAGGCGTGGCAAGCAGATCGCCCAGGGTGCGCACGCTTCGATGTCCTTCATCTGTCGCCGCCTGCAAGACCGAGGCGCACTCTCGCTGAATGACTTCTCGGAAGCTGAGCAGGCGTGGCTCACTGGCTCGTTCGCAAAGGTGTGTTGCCGGGTTGATAGCGAGCAGGAGCTACTTGAGATTCTCGACAAGGCGAAAGCTGCGAGGTTGGAGGTCCATCTGATTACCGATAGCGGCAAGACCGAGTTTCACGGTGAGCCGACTCGCACCTGTATCGCCATAGGCCCCGATGACGCCGAGAAGATCGACGCTGTGACCGGGCATCTGAGTTTGCTTTGA
- a CDS encoding helix-turn-helix transcriptional regulator, translated as MKPINVQITVTLDEDILTDLIRRAVISATGIDPQREARLRASQHANFGGQKPPEDKGLLIDLREAAKLLGLSQRTIWGMAKNGRMPKPIKIGRAARWSHEELRAWVNAGGPSLSDWKWPK; from the coding sequence ATGAAGCCAATCAACGTGCAAATCACAGTCACGCTCGATGAGGACATCTTGACTGACTTGATTCGACGAGCAGTCATCAGCGCCACGGGAATCGACCCACAGCGAGAAGCTCGGCTTCGAGCATCACAGCACGCCAACTTCGGCGGTCAAAAGCCGCCCGAAGACAAAGGGTTGCTGATCGACTTACGGGAAGCTGCGAAGCTGCTTGGACTATCGCAGCGAACCATTTGGGGAATGGCAAAGAATGGCAGGATGCCCAAACCGATCAAGATTGGTCGTGCGGCGAGATGGAGTCACGAAGAACTGCGAGCGTGGGTCAACGCCGGTGGGCCGTCGTTGAGTGATTGGAAATGGCCCAAGTAG
- a CDS encoding type IV toxin-antitoxin system AbiEi family antitoxin, with protein sequence MKYRLISATSCTFSLSSYISLNGETMPEKKYLVPEPLIPAVDWITRLGRETNAFDVKSVVQSTKDEFAWDHSVTISLKAPNHGKVELLVETKSQLTPKSADSILERRRWGPPHGVHLVCCPFISPRVAERLQEGQVSYIDRAGNCHLAAPGLFLHIAGRPNRSTTRSNRIDPFSKKSSRIIRTLLSQPKAEWQVQQLAKEAKVSLGLASKVKQALVEEAYLEERGRLLHLRDPGKLLHNWSKAYRPHATPLHIFTMCKAPQSEKRIAEWCDQHDTPYALTQLAAAWRYSPMVRYDKSVLYFDKATAIAGKLSELFSFIDAREVDTGANCTLWLTDDPAVFEGAKNCDGVNVVSPIQLYLDLKSLPGRGEEAARELYEKELRKLFGQTADESRLGDTK encoded by the coding sequence GTGAAATATCGCCTGATTAGTGCAACCAGTTGCACTTTTTCACTTTCGTCGTATATTTCACTGAACGGTGAAACTATGCCTGAGAAGAAATACTTGGTGCCGGAACCGCTCATCCCAGCGGTTGATTGGATAACTCGCTTAGGCAGGGAAACCAATGCCTTCGACGTGAAGTCGGTCGTCCAAAGCACGAAGGATGAATTTGCGTGGGACCACTCCGTCACCATTTCGCTCAAAGCACCGAACCACGGCAAAGTCGAACTTCTTGTCGAAACCAAGAGTCAACTTACCCCGAAGTCGGCAGATTCCATCCTAGAGAGACGGCGTTGGGGGCCTCCTCACGGAGTGCATCTCGTGTGTTGCCCGTTCATCTCTCCACGAGTCGCTGAAAGGCTCCAAGAGGGACAGGTCAGTTACATCGACAGAGCCGGAAACTGCCATTTGGCAGCCCCCGGTCTATTCCTTCACATCGCTGGTCGCCCCAATCGCAGCACGACGAGGAGTAACCGGATTGACCCATTCTCGAAGAAATCAAGCAGGATCATCCGTACCCTCTTGAGCCAGCCAAAGGCAGAATGGCAGGTTCAGCAGTTGGCGAAAGAGGCAAAAGTCAGCCTGGGACTCGCATCGAAAGTAAAGCAAGCGCTAGTTGAAGAGGCATACCTTGAGGAGCGAGGTCGCCTCCTCCATTTGCGTGACCCAGGTAAGCTCTTGCACAACTGGTCCAAGGCATACCGCCCTCACGCCACGCCCCTGCACATATTCACCATGTGCAAAGCACCACAGAGCGAAAAGCGAATCGCAGAATGGTGCGATCAGCATGACACACCATACGCACTTACCCAACTCGCCGCTGCATGGCGATATTCCCCGATGGTTCGGTATGACAAAAGCGTTCTCTACTTCGACAAGGCAACGGCCATAGCCGGAAAGCTCAGCGAACTGTTCAGTTTCATCGACGCAAGAGAGGTTGACACGGGCGCAAACTGCACGCTCTGGTTGACGGACGACCCTGCCGTATTCGAGGGGGCGAAGAACTGCGATGGGGTAAATGTTGTCTCCCCAATCCAACTCTACCTTGATTTGAAGTCACTACCAGGACGGGGTGAAGAGGCGGCAAGGGAGCTTTACGAAAAGGAACTTCGCAAGTTGTTTGGGCAGACGGCCGACGAGTCACGGCTCGGAGACACGAAATGA
- a CDS encoding tyrosine-type recombinase/integrase — MSDNPANDASQNGKAKSEIVSQVARIVRKHGLDYDDWRYVAKRVRQVCELRPAKRAKKLPRVLTADDFRRFYQVVDQADDVQHALMLRLLFYTGVRVSELCSVQVADVDLEACKIRINQGKGSKDRYVLFGKSFATALRTHIAAHQKNRWLFQTRRNTRFSTRRVQQIVEKYADLAGVKATPHTFRHQAITWLTRHSGLADAELQLITGHARRETLSVYQHVALDGQLEERYQDAMKKVDL; from the coding sequence ATGAGCGATAACCCGGCCAACGACGCATCACAAAATGGAAAAGCGAAATCCGAAATCGTGTCCCAGGTGGCCCGCATCGTGCGAAAGCATGGCTTGGACTACGACGATTGGCGATACGTTGCCAAACGGGTAAGGCAGGTTTGTGAGCTTCGCCCGGCGAAGCGGGCGAAGAAATTGCCTCGTGTCCTGACGGCTGATGACTTCCGCCGCTTCTACCAAGTGGTCGATCAGGCCGACGACGTGCAGCACGCTCTTATGCTCCGACTTCTCTTCTACACCGGCGTTCGTGTCTCCGAGTTGTGCAGCGTTCAAGTGGCCGACGTGGACTTGGAAGCCTGCAAAATCAGAATCAATCAGGGCAAAGGGTCGAAGGACCGCTACGTGCTTTTTGGCAAATCATTTGCCACGGCGCTCCGCACTCACATCGCTGCACACCAAAAGAATCGCTGGCTGTTCCAAACTCGCCGGAACACTCGCTTCTCGACTCGTAGAGTTCAGCAGATCGTTGAGAAGTACGCCGACCTCGCAGGGGTGAAGGCCACGCCACACACCTTCCGACATCAGGCGATCACATGGCTGACTCGCCACTCCGGGCTGGCCGACGCCGAGCTTCAACTGATTACGGGTCATGCCCGACGTGAGACGTTATCGGTCTATCAACATGTCGCCCTCGACGGACAACTTGAGGAGCGCTACCAGGACGCCATGAAGAAGGTGGACCTATGA
- a CDS encoding helix-turn-helix transcriptional regulator, whose protein sequence is MTIQDKSRRAFISALEMAEMLDLSKSRFFALVKAGSFPKAVQIESCKRPVYDSESQQKCLDIRRTGVGANGAPVLFNRKRKGGNTPKQRRAKEPVSGNNSEIIEALKSLGLTANGDAIETALRELYPNGCDGIDQGELVRQVFLRLQRKS, encoded by the coding sequence ATGACCATCCAAGACAAGTCTCGAAGAGCATTCATTTCCGCCCTAGAAATGGCCGAAATGCTCGACCTTTCCAAGTCGAGGTTCTTCGCTCTGGTTAAGGCTGGAAGTTTTCCCAAAGCGGTGCAGATCGAGTCCTGTAAGCGTCCTGTTTACGACTCGGAATCGCAGCAAAAGTGTCTCGACATTCGGCGCACTGGCGTTGGTGCGAACGGAGCGCCGGTGCTGTTCAACAGGAAGCGGAAGGGTGGAAACACCCCGAAGCAGCGACGAGCAAAAGAGCCAGTCAGTGGCAACAACTCCGAGATCATCGAAGCCCTAAAGTCACTCGGCCTGACGGCCAATGGCGATGCAATTGAAACCGCACTTCGGGAACTGTATCCGAACGGCTGCGATGGAATCGACCAGGGCGAACTCGTGCGGCAGGTGTTCCTGAGACTCCAACGCAAGTCATAG
- a CDS encoding AAA family ATPase, producing the protein MSDNPNDLRDVQPSSFRHIIGQRHVTEALKIAVEASFQEGKKLDEVLLCGPPGLGKSALVSVLAQELAVPFTEVLAQSISNTAELNSVLLSATDGILFLDEIHLLNPTQQHSLLQVLDKRRIFLSGGKSVQSIPVAPFTLVGATTDPDGLIGPLIDRFRIVLHLDYYSLDELAQVVRQRCLALAWKYESDLPIEIARRGRQTPRIALRLLQSARRVAVSEGAEEITVAHLLKSCELERVSTEGLDNMQQKLLGLLGPSGQRLNVLASMLGVSTKVLTKTVEPFLLRHGMIVKSDGGVRLLTKKGREHLATFVTE; encoded by the coding sequence ATGTCCGACAACCCGAACGACCTGCGTGACGTACAGCCATCGAGCTTCCGACACATCATCGGACAGCGACATGTCACGGAGGCGTTGAAGATTGCTGTTGAAGCCAGCTTTCAGGAAGGCAAAAAGCTGGACGAAGTTTTGCTTTGTGGGCCTCCTGGCTTGGGAAAGTCGGCGCTCGTGAGCGTGCTTGCGCAAGAACTCGCCGTGCCGTTCACAGAGGTTCTTGCGCAGTCGATCTCAAATACCGCTGAACTGAATTCCGTGCTTCTTTCTGCGACTGACGGAATCCTCTTCCTCGACGAAATCCATCTTCTCAACCCGACCCAGCAGCATTCGCTGCTGCAAGTTCTTGACAAGCGCCGCATCTTCCTGAGCGGCGGTAAGTCAGTGCAGTCGATCCCGGTTGCGCCGTTCACGTTGGTCGGTGCGACAACTGATCCCGATGGATTGATCGGCCCACTGATCGACCGATTCCGCATCGTGCTGCACCTGGACTATTACTCGCTCGACGAACTTGCCCAGGTCGTGCGTCAACGATGCCTCGCCCTGGCTTGGAAGTACGAGAGCGATCTTCCAATCGAGATCGCTCGGCGTGGTCGTCAGACGCCACGTATTGCATTGCGTCTTCTGCAAAGCGCCCGACGAGTTGCCGTGTCCGAAGGGGCCGAAGAGATCACCGTGGCGCACTTACTCAAGTCTTGTGAACTCGAACGAGTTTCCACCGAGGGCCTGGACAACATGCAGCAAAAGTTGCTCGGCTTGCTCGGACCATCAGGTCAGCGACTCAACGTGCTTGCCTCAATGCTCGGTGTGTCCACCAAGGTGCTGACCAAGACAGTTGAGCCGTTCCTGCTTCGTCACGGCATGATCGTCAAGTCGGACGGTGGGGTAAGGCTGCTTACCAAAAAGGGGCGGGAGCATCTGGCTACTTTCGTGACTGAATGA
- a CDS encoding ArdC family protein: MSNAVIRAEITNRILKSIESGKSIPWRKPWRSSPNAGRPTSVSSGNAYRGINVALLQMHANAFGFSSKFWATFKQWQQMGMAVKKRPDDVEPGSWGATAVLYKPITKTRKDDDGEQVEDRFFLLRTFTLFNADAVIGAERFQVGDVEPDATTVPDFGPAEELIVATGADIRHGGERAFYDRLGDYIQMPNRQRFDPPGAYYETLLHELAHFSEPRIGWSHEKEGYAMGELVAELAASMLSAELGVPQGESLENHAAYLQSWLHSMRSDSSFIFKASTQASKVADFLLSHVKQEAASPEPAIVV; this comes from the coding sequence GTGAGTAATGCTGTCATCAGAGCCGAGATCACAAACCGGATTCTAAAGTCCATTGAAAGCGGTAAGTCCATACCGTGGCGCAAACCGTGGCGGTCGTCGCCTAATGCGGGCAGGCCCACGTCCGTCTCTTCGGGTAACGCCTACCGGGGCATAAATGTGGCGCTGCTTCAAATGCACGCCAATGCCTTCGGATTTTCCTCTAAGTTTTGGGCCACGTTCAAGCAGTGGCAGCAGATGGGCATGGCGGTGAAGAAGCGCCCAGACGACGTGGAGCCGGGTTCGTGGGGTGCTACCGCTGTCCTCTATAAGCCGATCACGAAGACACGAAAGGACGACGATGGGGAACAAGTGGAGGACCGATTCTTCCTTCTCCGCACTTTCACGCTGTTCAATGCGGACGCAGTAATTGGAGCCGAACGGTTCCAGGTCGGTGATGTTGAACCTGACGCTACGACCGTTCCCGACTTTGGCCCCGCCGAAGAACTGATCGTCGCAACTGGCGCTGACATCAGGCACGGAGGCGAGCGTGCTTTCTACGACCGGCTTGGCGACTACATCCAGATGCCGAACAGGCAGCGGTTCGATCCGCCAGGGGCCTACTACGAAACGCTGTTGCACGAATTAGCCCATTTTAGCGAGCCAAGAATCGGCTGGAGCCACGAGAAGGAAGGCTACGCAATGGGCGAGTTGGTGGCCGAGTTAGCGGCGTCAATGCTCTCAGCAGAGCTTGGAGTTCCGCAAGGCGAATCCTTGGAGAATCATGCGGCGTATCTCCAAAGCTGGCTCCATTCGATGCGTTCGGATTCGAGCTTCATCTTCAAGGCCAGCACTCAGGCATCGAAGGTCGCTGACTTCCTGCTATCGCATGTCAAGCAGGAAGCCGCAAGTCCTGAGCCTGCAATCGTTGTGTGA
- a CDS encoding TspO/MBR family protein: MPWLDWYNSLAKPSWTPAPATIGLIWQILYPVIIVTFGFVFVQAVRRKVPWIVALPFAINLVANLIFTLIQFGMRNLPLASVDILIVLGTIIWMIVAVWPHYRWVALAQVPYLVWVATATVLQLSITAMNWGRA; the protein is encoded by the coding sequence ATGCCCTGGCTCGACTGGTATAACTCGCTCGCCAAACCAAGCTGGACGCCAGCACCGGCGACCATCGGGTTGATCTGGCAAATCCTCTACCCCGTCATCATCGTCACGTTCGGATTCGTGTTTGTGCAGGCGGTTCGACGCAAAGTGCCGTGGATCGTGGCGCTGCCGTTTGCAATCAACCTCGTCGCCAACTTGATTTTCACCCTGATCCAGTTCGGGATGCGCAACCTGCCGCTGGCCTCGGTGGACATCTTGATCGTGCTGGGGACCATCATCTGGATGATTGTCGCTGTGTGGCCGCACTACCGCTGGGTGGCGCTGGCACAAGTGCCGTATCTGGTCTGGGTGGCGACGGCGACCGTGCTGCAACTCTCGATCACGGCCATGAATTGGGGGAGAGCGTGA
- a CDS encoding phospholipase D family protein: MTKLIYHDPSVAPGSASAFDRTIMEIVAGQSVLIACPYLNRAILERILERSDKEWRLLTDVEELFRSLTVSGRKQFEAFINDHRSNVRHVSRLHAKVIIAGNNAVVGSANFTRSGMTQRTEMAVVLSSGETVEELRRWFNVLWERSAEVGASELAMLVKTLPADLPHPVETPPLLSSPGVVVETTLVSAMARRSGRWSEAAFFGRVVERWPGLLEAHSTLRDQLKRAGCAVFRGDGPTLATYHIVAPGTDLDVAWVYENGTVYVRWSKLRVFGDDVINAYQSLWGDLIDPTKPDGTDKIDGCNLSAGLNPESIPLIESNLLRLGEMIRGRKRT; encoded by the coding sequence ATGACCAAACTAATTTACCATGATCCCTCGGTTGCCCCCGGCTCGGCTTCGGCATTTGATCGAACCATTATGGAGATCGTTGCCGGTCAATCAGTTTTGATCGCATGTCCTTACCTGAATCGAGCGATATTGGAACGAATCCTCGAACGAAGCGACAAAGAGTGGCGACTCTTGACCGACGTTGAAGAATTGTTCCGCTCGCTAACAGTTAGTGGTCGCAAGCAGTTTGAGGCATTCATCAATGACCATCGAAGCAACGTGCGTCATGTTTCTCGCCTTCACGCAAAGGTAATCATCGCAGGCAACAACGCAGTCGTTGGGTCTGCTAATTTCACCCGGAGCGGCATGACCCAGCGGACAGAAATGGCTGTGGTCTTGTCGAGTGGCGAAACCGTCGAGGAACTTCGGAGATGGTTCAATGTGCTTTGGGAAAGGAGTGCAGAAGTTGGGGCGAGCGAACTGGCAATGCTCGTGAAAACATTGCCTGCCGATCTGCCGCATCCAGTTGAAACTCCCCCATTGCTGAGTTCTCCAGGCGTCGTCGTCGAAACGACGTTGGTTTCTGCAATGGCTCGACGCTCAGGCCGGTGGTCCGAGGCTGCATTCTTTGGGAGAGTCGTTGAGCGTTGGCCTGGGCTGCTTGAAGCGCACAGCACATTGCGTGACCAGCTAAAGCGTGCAGGCTGCGCTGTGTTTCGTGGCGATGGCCCGACCTTGGCGACGTACCATATCGTAGCGCCGGGAACGGACTTGGACGTGGCTTGGGTTTACGAGAATGGCACTGTTTATGTCCGATGGAGCAAGCTGCGAGTATTTGGCGACGATGTAATCAATGCCTATCAGAGCTTGTGGGGTGACCTGATCGACCCGACCAAGCCGGACGGCACGGACAAGATCGACGGGTGCAACTTGTCCGCTGGGCTAAACCCAGAAAGCATTCCTTTGATTGAATCGAATCTGTTGAGACTTGGGGAAATGATTCGGGGACGCAAAAGAACTTGA
- a CDS encoding DinB family protein, protein MTTAIALIQRLHQHRAWVNENLLAAASPLTDEQLRHEFQIGQGSIWKSLLHLYAAEFVWLEALVGNEDSLVQGDLPGRIPGNQMGEGGIASLDELREKWAGLQRQWDSYLADLSPDSLNDPVFKFAFSTGKRVATRRSDVLLHVCTHAQYTTAQVVNMLRQVGGEKLPETMLISLARREASQT, encoded by the coding sequence ATGACAACCGCCATCGCCCTCATCCAGCGCCTCCACCAGCACCGTGCCTGGGTGAACGAAAACCTGCTCGCCGCCGCATCGCCGCTGACCGACGAGCAACTGCGCCACGAGTTCCAGATCGGCCAAGGCTCGATCTGGAAGTCGCTGCTCCATCTCTACGCCGCCGAATTCGTCTGGCTGGAAGCTCTCGTCGGCAACGAAGACTCTCTCGTGCAGGGCGATCTGCCGGGGCGCATCCCTGGTAATCAGATGGGTGAAGGCGGGATCGCCTCGCTCGACGAACTGCGTGAGAAGTGGGCGGGCCTGCAAAGGCAGTGGGACAGCTATCTGGCTGACTTGTCACCAGACTCGCTCAATGATCCGGTCTTCAAGTTCGCTTTCAGCACCGGCAAGCGGGTCGCCACTCGCCGTTCCGACGTTCTGCTGCACGTCTGCACGCACGCTCAATACACCACGGCCCAGGTCGTGAACATGCTGAGGCAGGTAGGCGGGGAGAAGCTGCCTGAAACGATGCTGATTTCGCTGGCGAGGAGGGAGGCGAGTCAGACGTGA